The genomic segment TAATTCCATTAGATATGATGAATCTTATGATGATTATGGTAGGGATAGTGTGGCATATGAATCCAATTCCATTAGATATGAGGAACCTTCAAATCAATCTTCTGATAAAAGTTATTATAATGAAATAAGGGATGAGTATTCTTATCGGGATGATGACTACTATCAAAATAATGGTCGTGAAGTTTATTATAATGATAATGCCAATAATAATGTTCAAGATAAATCAGTAGATGTAGATGAATCTAGTGAAAAAGTAATTAGAAGGCACTTCGATAAATTTAAAAAATAATTTTTTAAATTTTCTTTTTAAAAATTTTCTTTTCGGTGAATTTAATGGAATTATTATGTATTCAATCTCAAGAACATCCTGAACTGCCTAAAGCTGAATTGAAAGCAGTTATGGATTGTGAAAATATTGATGCTAATCTTTGTGTTATTACAGATGGATTGGTGATTTTAAAAGATATTTCAAATGATAAATGTGGGCAGTATTATGAAATCCTTACCCGAAGGTTAGGTTATACTCACGAAGTTCATGAAATCATTTTAACATCTTCAATCGATGCATTAAATGATGATGTTTCCTCTGTGGACTGGTCAAAGTATATTGATGAAACATTTGCCGTAAGGGTTAAAAGATTCCACTCAGAAATTGATACTGTAGCTACTGAAAGAAAAGTGGGGTCATTGATTTTAGAAAATTGCGATAATATAAAGGTAAATCTTAAAAAACCTAAATCCCTAATAAGAATTGTTGCATTTAATGATACAGTTTATGTAGCTATTGAAAAAATCAAATTAAATAAAAAACATTTTGAGAATAGCAAACCCCATAAAAGGCCATTCTTTTATCCTGGTTCAATGAGTCCGAAATTAGCAAGATGTATGGTAAATCTATCAAGAGTCACTGAAGGAGATTTGGTTCTAGATCCTTTTTGTGGAACTGGTGGAATATTAATCGAAGCTGGAATAATTGGTTGTAAAGTAGTCGGATCTGATATTTACTGGAAAATGAAAAATGGTGCAGCTATTAATTTGGAACATTTTGGAATTTCTGATTATAGAACATTCAATTTGGATGTGCGTGAACTTAAAATGTATGAAAAAGTGGCTGCTGTTGTTACTGATCCTCCCTATGGAATTTCCACCACTACTGGAGATATGGATGGTGATGATATTTTCAAGGAATTTTTCAAAGCAATATATGATAATATGAAAGATGATGCTTATCTTTGTATGGCAAGTCCTCATTATGTCGACTTAAAACCTATTGCTGATGAAATTGGATTTGAAATTGTTGAACAATATGGGATTAAAATGCATAGAAGTTTAACAAGAATTATTTCTGTTATCTGTAAAAAATTTGATTAATATATAAACAAATAGTTACATTTATATATGAGAACATAAATCATGTGTTATTTTTACTTCAAATCTTAACTATTCTTTTTTTGTTTTATTATTTCTTTGATTTGTTTTTTTTTATTTCATTTTTCAAGGGTTTTAAAAATTTTAATTTATATATTTTATTTAAACTCATTTTTTTAATAATTACTATGTATTTATTTTTATTTTTTATTTTAAAAGTTTAAAAAACAATATTTTAATTTTTTAATATTTTTTGCAATATTTTTTAATTGATTTTGTTAATAAAATTTCTCTGTCTATTAGATGTGCTATGTGTTTTATGGCGATGACCTAAGTTATATTGTATGGAACAATTTTAACTATGATGGTTGCTTTCCGCATGTAGCTATACATTTTGTGAGTACTTGAATTTTCTCAAGTATGATGTTGGTTTTGTAGTATGTGGTGAATTAGTTACAAACTAGTTTAGTGTAATACTCGTCTATATTTTTAGCGTACTTCATAATACTTTATACTTTATTATGTCTGTTATGTTTCAATTCTGTTTGATCCTGGCAGATGTTACTGCTATTGGGATTCGATTAA from the uncultured Methanobrevibacter sp. genome contains:
- a CDS encoding TIGR01177 family methyltransferase, yielding MELLCIQSQEHPELPKAELKAVMDCENIDANLCVITDGLVILKDISNDKCGQYYEILTRRLGYTHEVHEIILTSSIDALNDDVSSVDWSKYIDETFAVRVKRFHSEIDTVATERKVGSLILENCDNIKVNLKKPKSLIRIVAFNDTVYVAIEKIKLNKKHFENSKPHKRPFFYPGSMSPKLARCMVNLSRVTEGDLVLDPFCGTGGILIEAGIIGCKVVGSDIYWKMKNGAAINLEHFGISDYRTFNLDVRELKMYEKVAAVVTDPPYGISTTTGDMDGDDIFKEFFKAIYDNMKDDAYLCMASPHYVDLKPIADEIGFEIVEQYGIKMHRSLTRIISVICKKFD